Proteins from one Longimicrobiaceae bacterium genomic window:
- a CDS encoding HAD family phosphatase → MQTSAIFWDLGGVLLSNGWDREQRAAVLERFGVELEEFEDRHREIVPALETGRCTLDDYLRATVFHEPRAFTAARLREAMLAQSEAFPGCLEVVDRLAKGGRYLLATLNNESRELNEYRIARFELRRRFTCFFSSSFLGAMKPDGRIYRTALAVVQRAPDETVFVDDRAQNLEPARALGMRTLHFRGEQGPEALVHGLRELGVEV, encoded by the coding sequence ATGCAGACCAGCGCGATCTTCTGGGACCTGGGCGGCGTGCTCCTGAGCAACGGGTGGGACCGGGAGCAGCGCGCGGCCGTCCTGGAGCGCTTCGGGGTGGAGCTGGAAGAGTTCGAGGACCGCCACCGCGAGATCGTCCCCGCCCTGGAGACCGGGCGCTGTACCCTGGACGACTACCTGCGCGCCACGGTCTTCCACGAGCCCCGCGCCTTCACTGCCGCGCGGTTGCGGGAGGCGATGCTGGCGCAGTCGGAGGCGTTCCCTGGCTGCCTCGAGGTGGTGGACCGTCTCGCGAAGGGCGGGCGGTACCTGCTGGCGACGCTCAACAACGAGTCGCGCGAGCTGAACGAGTACCGCATCGCCCGCTTCGAGCTGCGGCGCCGCTTCACCTGCTTCTTCAGCTCCTCGTTTCTGGGAGCCATGAAGCCGGACGGGCGGATCTACCGCACCGCGCTGGCGGTCGTCCAGCGTGCCCCCGACGAGACGGTGTTCGTGGACGACCGCGCGCAGAACCTGGAGCCCGCCCGCGCCCTGGGAATGCGCACCCTGCACTTTCGCGGGGAGCAGGGACCCGAGGCGCTGGTGCACGGCCTCCGGG